A window of Roseovarius sp. THAF27 contains these coding sequences:
- a CDS encoding protein NnrT gives MRRLILPFATLFASPAIAESFDRPIPQAQSATAEFWYAMACIALLASMIAVHRLVSRR, from the coding sequence ATGCGCAGACTGATCCTTCCCTTCGCCACGCTCTTCGCTTCGCCCGCGATTGCCGAGAGCTTCGACCGGCCCATCCCGCAAGCCCAGTCGGCCACCGCCGAGTTCTGGTACGCGATGGCCTGCATCGCGCTCCTCGCATCGATGATCGCGGTGCACAGACTGGTGTCGCGCAGATGA
- a CDS encoding NnrT protein, with protein sequence MTRQGWSTRRIALALYPFGAGAAAVNVFFASLIFSWLGAPVASTAWSLGLGCGIGAPATWYFARHIRHLMDVAEGKEAS encoded by the coding sequence ATGACCCGGCAGGGGTGGTCCACCCGGCGCATCGCGCTGGCGCTCTACCCGTTCGGCGCGGGCGCGGCGGCGGTCAACGTCTTCTTCGCCTCGCTGATCTTCAGCTGGCTCGGTGCGCCGGTCGCCTCGACGGCGTGGTCGCTGGGACTGGGCTGTGGTATCGGGGCGCCCGCGACGTGGTATTTCGCGCGGCATATCCGTCACCTGATGGATGTCGCGGAAGGAAAGGAGGCGTCATGA
- a CDS encoding DUF6522 family protein — protein sequence MKIDMQTGEPVIDAADLAGLLDLTPDEVRDRMRGGRITTRLETGADDDAGKMRLSFFHDDMRVRLTCSEDGTVLKTLRTRTGQR from the coding sequence ATGAAGATCGACATGCAGACCGGCGAGCCCGTGATCGACGCGGCCGACCTCGCCGGGCTGCTGGACCTGACCCCGGACGAGGTGCGCGACAGGATGCGCGGCGGCCGGATCACGACCCGGCTGGAAACCGGCGCGGACGACGACGCCGGGAAGATGCGGCTCAGTTTTTTTCACGATGACATGCGCGTGCGCCTGACCTGTTCCGAGGACGGAACGGTGCTCAAGACCCTGCGCACCAGAACGGGACAGCGATGA
- a CDS encoding NnrS family protein, translating into MAKTSAEQMRAWQGPALFSFGFRPFFLFGALWVALAMLLWLPALSGTITLPTRFDPVSWHAHEFLFGYLGAVLAGFLLTAVPNWTGRLPMVGWRLAALFALWAAGRVAVLVSGHLPSAVAPVIDLAFPLVLGGLILREIVAGRNWRNLVVLGLLAVFTLANGIFHIEALTGAYAAQGFGLRLGLATGIMMIAVIGGRIIPSFTRNWLAQHDDPARPAPPMQRFDKIVLLASMVILTHWVVRPFATQTGAALIVLGGLHLARQARWQPHHTLREPLLWVLHAAYLFIPLGAFALGLDQILGHPGTAGAQHLWMAGAIGAMTLAVMTRASLGHTGQSLTANRATVAIYLCHFGSVLARFGASIHLGLMHVSGALWLAAFVGFAIGYGPSLLRPKPEK; encoded by the coding sequence ATGGCAAAGACATCGGCAGAACAGATGCGGGCGTGGCAGGGGCCGGCGCTCTTCAGCTTCGGCTTCCGGCCCTTCTTCCTGTTCGGGGCGCTTTGGGTCGCGCTGGCGATGCTCTTGTGGCTGCCCGCCCTCTCGGGGACGATCACGCTGCCGACGCGCTTCGACCCGGTGTCGTGGCATGCGCATGAATTTCTGTTCGGCTATCTCGGCGCAGTCCTGGCAGGCTTCCTGCTGACGGCAGTGCCCAACTGGACCGGCCGCTTGCCGATGGTGGGCTGGCGGTTGGCGGCGCTCTTCGCGCTCTGGGCTGCAGGGCGTGTGGCGGTGCTGGTCTCGGGCCACCTGCCCTCGGCAGTCGCGCCGGTCATCGACCTGGCCTTTCCGCTGGTGCTGGGCGGCCTGATCCTGCGCGAGATCGTGGCGGGCCGAAACTGGCGCAACCTGGTCGTGCTGGGCCTTCTGGCCGTCTTCACGCTGGCCAACGGGATTTTCCATATCGAGGCCCTTACGGGGGCTTACGCAGCCCAAGGCTTCGGCCTGCGCCTCGGCCTTGCGACCGGCATCATGATGATCGCCGTGATCGGCGGGCGGATCATCCCGTCCTTCACCCGCAACTGGCTGGCGCAGCACGACGATCCGGCGCGGCCCGCCCCGCCGATGCAACGCTTCGACAAGATCGTACTGCTGGCCAGCATGGTGATCCTGACGCATTGGGTCGTCCGGCCGTTCGCAACACAAACCGGCGCGGCGCTGATCGTTCTAGGCGGGCTGCACCTTGCCCGGCAGGCCCGCTGGCAGCCACATCATACCCTGCGCGAACCCCTCTTGTGGGTGCTGCACGCCGCCTACCTGTTCATCCCGCTGGGTGCCTTCGCGCTCGGGCTCGACCAGATCCTGGGCCATCCGGGCACCGCCGGTGCGCAGCACCTCTGGATGGCCGGGGCCATCGGCGCGATGACCCTCGCCGTGATGACCCGCGCCAGCCTGGGCCACACCGGGCAGAGCCTCACCGCGAACCGGGCGACCGTTGCGATCTATCTCTGTCACTTCGGCTCGGTCCTCGCCCGGTTCGGCGCCTCGATCCATCTGGGACTCATGCATGTGTCAGGGGCGCTCTGGCTGGCGGCCTTCGTGGGGTTCGCAATCGGCTACGGCCCGTCGCTCCTGCGCCCGAAACCGGAGAAGTAA
- a CDS encoding NnrU family protein, whose amino-acid sequence MGWIGFAAVFAAFFLTHSIPVRPAIKSRIAGKIGTRGFGMAYSALSTGMLALLIWSAGEAPYVQLWPQMEWHRHAAHLGMLSVCLVLALSIGRPNPFSFGGARNACFDASRPGIVGWTRHPVLLALALWAGVHLLPNGDLAHVILFGMLGGFALAGRAVLDRRKRRVLGTSLWARLDTARKAGPLLHAPHSWPGLFIRLLAGLAAFAALLLAHPHVIGVSAL is encoded by the coding sequence ATGGGATGGATCGGATTTGCGGCCGTCTTCGCGGCCTTCTTCCTGACGCACTCGATCCCCGTGCGCCCCGCAATCAAGTCCCGGATTGCGGGGAAAATCGGCACGCGCGGCTTCGGGATGGCCTACTCCGCCCTTTCGACCGGGATGCTGGCGCTGCTGATCTGGTCCGCCGGCGAGGCACCCTACGTTCAGCTCTGGCCGCAGATGGAATGGCACCGCCATGCCGCACATCTGGGGATGCTGTCTGTCTGCCTCGTCCTCGCACTGAGCATCGGGCGACCGAATCCATTTTCCTTCGGCGGCGCGCGGAACGCGTGTTTCGACGCATCCCGTCCCGGCATCGTAGGCTGGACACGGCACCCTGTCCTGCTGGCGCTGGCGCTGTGGGCTGGTGTCCACCTTCTGCCCAACGGAGACCTTGCGCATGTTATTCTGTTCGGCATGCTGGGCGGCTTCGCTCTCGCCGGTCGCGCCGTGCTCGACCGGCGCAAACGACGGGTGCTCGGAACATCCCTCTGGGCCAGGCTGGACACCGCACGCAAGGCCGGGCCACTGCTTCATGCGCCGCACTCCTGGCCCGGCCTGTTCATCCGGCTGCTCGCGGGCCTTGCGGCCTTCGCCGCGCTATTGCTGGCCCATCCGCACGTGATCGGCGTGTCCGCACTCTGA
- a CDS encoding phosphatase PAP2 family protein — MLRQARHNVEMTFVVILSVIVAATWALSELVDEVVEGATSDIDRDILLMLRSTDDLSDPIGPWWLEEMGRDFTALGGVAALTLMTLVVSVFFLLLRRWTTTIYILVSVGGGILISSFAKEFFDRSRPDLVPHGSLVHSASFPSGHSMMAAVAYLTMGVLIARVQPRFHLKVYVMSVAVLLTVLVGVSRVYLGVHWPTDVAAGWLAGGAWAMVCLIFARNLSDGGHPTRHPVGGAPASTDARLDMSPDE; from the coding sequence TTGCTTCGCCAGGCACGCCACAATGTCGAGATGACCTTTGTCGTCATTCTGAGCGTCATCGTTGCGGCGACCTGGGCGCTGTCCGAACTTGTCGACGAAGTTGTCGAAGGCGCGACCAGCGATATCGACCGCGACATCCTGCTGATGTTGCGGAGCACCGACGATCTTTCGGATCCGATTGGCCCCTGGTGGCTCGAAGAGATGGGGCGCGATTTCACCGCGTTGGGGGGAGTCGCGGCACTGACGCTCATGACGCTGGTCGTGTCGGTCTTTTTCCTGCTGCTGAGGCGATGGACGACGACGATCTATATCCTGGTCTCCGTGGGTGGTGGCATTCTGATCAGCAGTTTTGCGAAGGAATTCTTCGACCGCTCACGGCCCGACCTCGTGCCGCACGGGTCGCTCGTGCATAGTGCCAGTTTCCCCTCGGGCCATTCGATGATGGCGGCGGTCGCATACCTGACGATGGGGGTTCTGATCGCCCGCGTGCAGCCGCGTTTCCATCTCAAGGTTTATGTCATGAGCGTCGCGGTCCTGCTGACGGTACTGGTCGGCGTCAGCCGGGTCTATCTGGGTGTGCACTGGCCGACCGACGTTGCCGCTGGCTGGCTGGCGGGTGGGGCCTGGGCAATGGTCTGCCTGATCTTTGCACGCAACCTTTCGGATGGTGGACATCCGACGCGGCATCCGGTCGGCGGCGCGCCGGCCAGCACGGATGCGCGGTTGGACATGTCGCCCGACGAGTGA
- the phnD gene encoding phosphate/phosphite/phosphonate ABC transporter substrate-binding protein, with protein sequence MNRILTYGATLSAVIALSAGAAFAQEEETAQLDSQYTDADGDLVADAPEDEGALRDPDTLIFAYTPVEDPAIYEDIWTPFIEHLEEKTGKDVQFFAVQSNSAEVEAMRSGRLHIAGFSTGPTPFAVNLAGAVPFAIMGADDGQFGYKLQIYTQADSDIKEVADMAGKRIAHTSPTSNSGNQAPRALFPDLGVVPDQDYQVTYSGSHDQSMLGVVAGDYDAAPVASEVVDRMAERGLYDPEDVRIVWESDPFPTTSYAYAHDLTPELKKSIEDAFFSFDFEGTALGEEFTGVSKFIPITYKDQWRVIRQIQKANGVEYTPQGLAAE encoded by the coding sequence ATGAACAGGATCTTGACCTACGGGGCGACGCTATCTGCCGTGATCGCGCTGTCCGCCGGCGCGGCGTTCGCGCAGGAAGAAGAGACCGCCCAGCTCGACAGCCAGTACACCGACGCGGACGGCGACCTCGTTGCCGACGCGCCCGAGGATGAAGGCGCCCTGCGCGACCCCGACACGCTGATCTTTGCCTACACGCCGGTGGAGGACCCGGCGATCTACGAGGATATCTGGACGCCCTTCATCGAGCATCTGGAGGAAAAGACCGGCAAGGACGTGCAGTTCTTTGCGGTTCAGTCGAACTCTGCCGAGGTCGAGGCCATGCGCTCGGGACGCCTGCATATCGCGGGCTTCTCGACCGGCCCGACGCCTTTCGCGGTGAACCTCGCAGGGGCCGTTCCCTTCGCGATCATGGGGGCCGATGACGGTCAGTTCGGCTACAAGCTGCAGATCTACACGCAGGCCGACAGCGACATCAAGGAAGTGGCCGACATGGCCGGCAAGCGCATCGCACACACCTCTCCGACATCCAACTCGGGCAACCAGGCGCCAAGGGCCCTGTTCCCCGACCTCGGTGTCGTCCCGGACCAGGACTATCAGGTGACCTATTCCGGCAGCCACGATCAGTCGATGCTGGGCGTAGTGGCAGGCGACTATGACGCCGCACCCGTCGCGTCCGAGGTGGTCGACCGGATGGCCGAGCGCGGCCTTTACGATCCCGAGGACGTTCGCATCGTCTGGGAAAGCGATCCGTTCCCGACCACCTCCTACGCCTACGCGCATGACCTGACGCCCGAGCTGAAGAAGAGCATCGAAGACGCGTTCTTCAGCTTCGACTTCGAAGGCACCGCACTGGGCGAAGAGTTCACCGGCGTGTCGAAATTCATTCCGATCACCTACAAGGATCAATGGCGCGTCATCCGCCAGATCCAGAAGGCCAACGGCGTCGAGTATACGCCGCAGGGGCTCGCTGCGGAATAA
- the phnC gene encoding phosphonate ABC transporter ATP-binding protein gives MLKITDLVKRYDGGDPVLKDLDLTIEGQTVVSIIGSSGAGKSTLLRCINRLVEPTSGSINLNGTELTHLRGAKLRAARRKIGMVFQGFNLVDRLTVMENVQSGRLGYIPTWAAILRRYPKADVRRAYELMDRVGIAHYANKRADQLSGGERQRVGVVRALMQDPDILLADEPTASLDPKTSEQIMGLLRDLAGELKLPVVINIHNVAEAKEYTDRIVGMRYGRIIFDDVPARLDQEAMDQIYSGSPHADRSTDPVVAQ, from the coding sequence ATGCTGAAGATTACCGACCTGGTCAAGCGCTACGATGGCGGTGACCCGGTCCTCAAGGATCTCGATCTGACGATCGAGGGGCAGACCGTCGTGTCGATCATCGGCTCGTCGGGCGCGGGCAAGTCGACACTCCTGCGCTGCATCAACCGGCTGGTCGAACCGACGTCGGGAAGTATCAATCTCAACGGGACCGAACTGACACATCTCCGGGGTGCCAAGCTGCGCGCGGCGCGGCGCAAGATCGGGATGGTGTTCCAGGGCTTCAACCTCGTGGACCGGCTGACGGTGATGGAGAACGTCCAGTCGGGTCGGCTGGGCTATATCCCGACATGGGCCGCGATCCTGCGGCGTTATCCCAAGGCGGACGTTCGCCGCGCCTACGAATTGATGGATCGGGTCGGCATCGCGCATTACGCAAACAAGCGCGCCGATCAACTTTCGGGCGGCGAACGACAGCGCGTCGGCGTCGTGCGCGCCCTCATGCAAGATCCCGATATCCTGCTTGCGGACGAGCCGACGGCCTCGCTCGACCCCAAGACGTCCGAACAGATCATGGGCCTTCTGCGTGACCTCGCGGGCGAGTTGAAGCTGCCGGTGGTGATCAACATCCACAACGTGGCCGAGGCCAAGGAATACACGGACCGCATCGTCGGGATGCGGTACGGAAGGATCATATTCGACGACGTCCCGGCCCGGCTGGATCAGGAGGCCATGGACCAGATCTATTCCGGCAGCCCGCACGCGGATCGCAGCACGGATCCGGTGGTCGCGCAATGA
- the phnE gene encoding phosphonate ABC transporter, permease protein PhnE, whose protein sequence is MSNHPDTWRRPPFIANRWLRWAVYIGALVYVVWVIATIPIDWQRVVEGVDRAGRIFGGAIPPSFERSGLLIDGFLESIKIAILATAGGVILSIPIAFMAARNVAPLPIFYLGRFIIIVARSFHPVIVAIIFVKAVGFGPFAGVLTLVVYSIGFVAKLLAERIEEIDMGQVEATRAAGAPYLSTLFYAIFPQIMPRQIGLTIYQLDSNLRASAVVGIVGAGGIGATLANAFGRYDYDFAFAITIVIVAVILVSEGVSGYIRKRVG, encoded by the coding sequence ATGAGCAACCATCCCGACACATGGCGCCGCCCCCCCTTCATCGCCAATCGGTGGCTTCGCTGGGCCGTCTATATCGGGGCGCTGGTCTACGTGGTCTGGGTGATCGCCACGATCCCCATCGACTGGCAACGCGTCGTCGAAGGCGTGGACCGCGCCGGACGCATCTTCGGCGGAGCGATCCCCCCAAGCTTCGAACGCAGCGGATTGCTGATCGACGGCTTTCTCGAAAGCATCAAGATCGCCATTCTCGCGACAGCGGGCGGCGTCATCCTGTCCATCCCGATCGCCTTCATGGCCGCGCGCAACGTGGCCCCTTTGCCCATCTTCTACCTGGGGCGCTTCATCATCATCGTGGCACGCAGTTTCCACCCGGTGATCGTCGCCATCATCTTCGTCAAGGCCGTGGGTTTTGGACCGTTTGCAGGGGTCCTGACGCTGGTGGTCTATTCCATCGGTTTCGTCGCCAAGTTGCTGGCCGAGCGGATCGAGGAAATCGACATGGGCCAGGTCGAGGCGACCCGCGCCGCCGGTGCGCCATATCTCTCGACCCTGTTCTACGCAATCTTCCCGCAAATCATGCCGCGCCAGATCGGCCTGACGATCTACCAGCTGGATTCGAACCTCCGCGCCTCCGCCGTGGTGGGCATCGTCGGGGCGGGCGGCATCGGCGCAACCCTCGCCAATGCCTTCGGGCGCTACGACTATGACTTCGCCTTCGCGATCACCATCGTCATCGTCGCGGTGATCCTCGTGTCGGAAGGCGTCTCGGGCTACATCAGGAAGCGAGTGGGATGA
- the phnE gene encoding phosphonate ABC transporter, permease protein PhnE, whose protein sequence is MNSISEQFGREDWSRYTPRQKARRFGIFAVCAAAIAWALTSIEVVWAWVWDSPQQMGDLFGRMYPPDATNLWTILRVLVETVNIATIATIIAVFMSLPVAYIAAQNTTPNRATLWLGRLILVTSRSVNTIIWALLFVAIFGPGVLAGIVAIMFRSIGFIGKLLGEAIEEIDRRPVEALEATGASRFKVIVYAIIPQVMPTFWAVSILRWDINLRESTVLGLVGAGGIGIILQGAIDTFNWPEAATVLIAILVLVIVGEVVSAFLRRRIL, encoded by the coding sequence ATGAACAGCATATCCGAGCAGTTCGGCCGCGAGGACTGGTCGCGCTACACGCCAAGGCAGAAGGCCCGGCGGTTCGGCATTTTCGCCGTCTGCGCCGCGGCCATCGCCTGGGCGCTGACCTCGATCGAGGTCGTCTGGGCCTGGGTCTGGGATTCGCCCCAACAGATGGGCGACCTTTTCGGGCGCATGTATCCGCCCGACGCGACCAATCTCTGGACGATCCTGCGGGTCCTGGTCGAGACGGTCAACATCGCAACCATCGCCACAATCATAGCCGTCTTCATGTCGCTGCCGGTCGCCTATATCGCCGCGCAGAACACGACCCCCAATCGCGCGACGCTCTGGCTGGGGCGGCTCATCCTGGTCACGTCGCGGTCGGTCAACACCATCATCTGGGCGCTGCTCTTCGTGGCGATCTTCGGGCCCGGCGTCCTGGCCGGGATCGTAGCGATCATGTTCCGCTCCATCGGATTCATAGGCAAGTTGCTGGGCGAGGCCATCGAAGAGATCGACAGGCGCCCGGTCGAGGCGCTGGAAGCCACGGGCGCGTCGCGGTTCAAGGTCATCGTCTACGCCATCATACCGCAGGTCATGCCCACGTTCTGGGCCGTGTCGATCCTGCGCTGGGACATCAACCTGCGCGAATCCACCGTGCTGGGACTTGTCGGCGCAGGCGGCATCGGCATCATCCTGCAGGGCGCAATCGACACGTTCAACTGGCCCGAGGCCGCAACCGTGCTGATCGCGATCCTGGTGCTGGTGATCGTCGGAGAGGTTGTCTCGGCCTTCCTGCGCCGCCGTATCCTGTGA
- a CDS encoding TIGR01459 family HAD-type hydrolase, with amino-acid sequence MIRGTAEAFEVYLDIRHRLPSAEFSGTPVRAQTLADVADPYDVILLDAYGVLNVGEAPIPGAAERIAALRMAGKTVMVVSNSAGYPKRLMVERYARLGFDFAPEEVVTSRDTLLAYLADAPPRHWGLMLSDTYGTEEFDSIRTTFLKDDADAYDAVEGVLLIGSDGWTEDRQRLLEDALVKRPRPVVVGNPDIVAPRELTLSLEPGYYAHRLADLGLGSLDFLGKPFASIYDIALSRLPVRPPPSRVLMVGDTLHTDILGGRHMGFGTALVTGFGSLVGINEGDAITRSGIVPNIIVDQI; translated from the coding sequence GTGATCCGGGGCACCGCCGAGGCGTTCGAAGTCTACCTCGACATCCGACACCGCCTGCCGTCGGCGGAGTTTTCCGGCACGCCGGTCCGTGCGCAGACGCTTGCGGATGTGGCAGACCCCTATGACGTGATCCTGCTCGATGCCTATGGCGTCCTGAACGTGGGCGAGGCGCCCATTCCGGGCGCGGCCGAGCGCATCGCGGCGCTGCGTATGGCGGGCAAGACGGTGATGGTCGTCTCGAACTCCGCGGGCTATCCCAAACGCCTGATGGTGGAACGCTACGCCCGTCTCGGGTTTGATTTCGCGCCCGAGGAGGTCGTGACCAGTCGTGACACTCTGTTGGCGTATCTTGCCGATGCCCCGCCAAGACACTGGGGCCTCATGCTCTCGGACACCTACGGGACCGAGGAATTCGACAGCATCCGCACGACGTTTCTGAAAGACGACGCCGATGCTTACGACGCCGTGGAGGGAGTCCTCTTGATCGGCTCGGACGGCTGGACGGAAGACCGCCAGCGCCTTCTGGAAGACGCGCTGGTCAAGCGGCCCCGCCCCGTCGTCGTCGGCAATCCCGACATCGTGGCCCCGCGCGAGCTCACCCTGTCGCTGGAGCCCGGCTACTACGCGCACCGGCTCGCCGACCTCGGGCTGGGCAGTCTCGATTTTCTGGGCAAGCCCTTTGCCAGCATATACGACATCGCCCTGTCGCGCCTGCCGGTGAGGCCCCCGCCATCGCGTGTCCTCATGGTCGGCGACACCCTGCACACCGACATTCTGGGCGGACGGCACATGGGATTTGGCACTGCCCTGGTAACCGGCTTCGGGTCACTGGTCGGGATAAACGAAGGCGATGCCATCACGCGATCCGGCATTGTTCCGAACATCATTGTCGATCAGATATGA
- the nuoN gene encoding NADH-quinone oxidoreductase subunit NuoN: MQADLNVILPEILISVYAMAALLGVAYTGKDRFAPLLVWITAAVFVVMAAWIGFSGEGTRTAFGGMFNDDGFARFAKVAVLLSAAAVLLMGQDYMARRDMLRFEYPLLVALAAVGMMMMVSAGDLMALYMGLELQSLALYVVASLRRDSVKSTEAGLKYFVLGALSSGILLYGASLVYGYTGTTLFSGIIASAEGQAPIGLLIGLVFVLAGLAFKVSAVPFHMWTPDVYEGSPTPITAFFATAPKMAAMALFARVAHDAFGGVVGDWQQVIAVLSLLSMFLGGIAAIGQRDIKRLMAYSSIAHMGYALMGLAAGTAFGVQAMLVYMAIYVTMNVGTFAFILSMERDGRPVTDIASLNLYSRAHPGRALAMLILMFSLAGVPPFLGFFGKLYVLRAAYDGGLAWLAVAGVIASVIGAFYYLRIVFFMYFGEEGEPLEAGKSPVLWGFLMVSAAIMVVGMLNMFGVEAMAQAAAATLVD; the protein is encoded by the coding sequence ATGCAGGCAGACCTGAATGTAATCCTGCCGGAGATCCTGATCTCGGTATACGCGATGGCGGCGCTTCTGGGCGTGGCCTATACCGGCAAGGACCGCTTTGCGCCGCTGCTGGTGTGGATCACGGCGGCGGTCTTCGTGGTGATGGCGGCCTGGATCGGGTTTTCCGGCGAGGGCACGCGCACGGCCTTTGGCGGCATGTTCAACGATGACGGGTTCGCGCGGTTCGCCAAGGTGGCGGTGCTGCTGTCTGCGGCGGCGGTGCTGCTGATGGGGCAGGACTACATGGCGCGGCGCGACATGCTGCGGTTCGAGTATCCGCTGCTGGTGGCGCTGGCGGCCGTGGGCATGATGATGATGGTCAGCGCGGGCGACCTGATGGCGCTTTACATGGGGCTGGAGTTGCAGTCGCTGGCGCTCTACGTCGTGGCCTCGCTGCGGCGGGACAGCGTGAAGTCGACCGAGGCGGGGCTGAAGTATTTCGTGCTGGGTGCGCTTAGCTCGGGCATTCTGTTGTACGGGGCCTCGCTAGTTTACGGCTATACCGGCACGACGCTGTTTTCCGGGATCATCGCGTCGGCCGAGGGACAGGCGCCCATTGGCCTGTTGATCGGGCTGGTGTTCGTGCTGGCGGGGCTCGCGTTCAAGGTCTCTGCCGTGCCGTTCCACATGTGGACGCCGGATGTCTACGAAGGGTCCCCCACGCCGATCACGGCCTTCTTCGCCACGGCGCCCAAGATGGCGGCGATGGCGCTTTTCGCCCGCGTGGCGCATGATGCGTTCGGCGGCGTGGTGGGCGACTGGCAGCAGGTGATCGCGGTGCTGTCGCTGCTGTCGATGTTCCTGGGCGGGATCGCCGCCATCGGACAGAGGGATATCAAGCGGCTGATGGCCTATTCGTCGATCGCGCATATGGGATACGCCCTGATGGGGCTGGCCGCGGGCACGGCGTTCGGCGTGCAGGCGATGCTGGTCTACATGGCGATCTACGTGACGATGAACGTGGGCACCTTCGCCTTTATCCTGTCGATGGAGCGCGACGGGCGGCCGGTGACGGATATCGCCAGCCTGAACCTTTACAGCCGCGCCCATCCGGGCCGGGCGCTGGCGATGCTGATCCTGATGTTCAGCCTTGCGGGCGTGCCGCCTTTCCTGGGGTTCTTCGGCAAGCTCTACGTGCTGCGGGCCGCGTATGACGGCGGGCTTGCCTGGCTGGCGGTGGCCGGTGTGATCGCCTCGGTGATCGGGGCGTTCTATTACCTGCGCATCGTCTTTTTCATGTATTTCGGCGAAGAGGGCGAACCGCTGGAGGCCGGCAAGTCGCCGGTTCTGTGGGGCTTCCTGATGGTATCGGCGGCGATCATGGTCGTGGGGATGCTGAACATGTTCGGTGTCGAGGCCATGGCGCAGGCGGCGGCGGCGACGCTGGTCGACTGA